The following proteins come from a genomic window of Candidatus Izemoplasmatales bacterium:
- a CDS encoding ABC-2 family transporter protein encodes MKRRIRLYFKFVAQHLKMMLAYRADFAIGILSFAVQQAAGIIFLDVLVKATGIASWTYYELLVIYAMFQIPRGFDHLLTDNLWLVGFYIRQGLFDKYLVRPMSVLRHLIIERFQLEALGELIVGFLLLGYALPKLGVVLSFVDVVLLIGFVAAGAATYTGIKLLTASVAFWTMDSQAVQSAAYEVAIFTKNPIEIYPKGIRFVLVYLLPFGFTSYFPSVFLLSKMADAGVLSGGLDWILWKTPGGMLLQAAVTAILFILAGLALWNRGLSRYESAGS; translated from the coding sequence ATGAAGCGTAGAATCCGCCTGTACTTCAAGTTCGTCGCGCAGCATCTCAAGATGATGCTCGCGTACCGCGCCGACTTCGCCATCGGGATCCTCTCCTTCGCCGTCCAGCAGGCCGCCGGGATCATCTTCCTCGACGTCCTCGTGAAGGCGACCGGGATCGCCTCCTGGACCTACTACGAGCTGCTCGTGATCTACGCCATGTTCCAGATCCCGCGCGGCTTCGACCACCTCCTCACCGACAACCTCTGGCTCGTCGGCTTCTACATCCGCCAGGGCCTCTTCGACAAGTACCTCGTCCGGCCGATGTCGGTCCTCCGCCACCTGATCATCGAGCGCTTCCAGCTCGAGGCGCTCGGCGAGCTGATCGTCGGCTTCCTGCTCCTCGGCTACGCGCTCCCGAAGCTCGGGGTCGTCCTCTCCTTCGTCGACGTCGTCCTCCTGATCGGCTTCGTCGCCGCCGGCGCCGCAACTTACACCGGGATCAAGCTTTTGACCGCTTCCGTCGCCTTCTGGACGATGGACTCGCAGGCCGTCCAGTCGGCCGCCTACGAGGTCGCGATCTTCACGAAGAACCCGATCGAGATCTATCCGAAGGGAATCCGCTTCGTCCTCGTCTACCTGCTTCCGTTCGGCTTCACCTCGTACTTCCCCTCGGTCTTCCTGCTCTCGAAGATGGCAGACGCCGGCGTCCTTTCCGGCGGCCTCGACTGGATCCTATGGAAGACGCCGGGCGGGATGCTTCTGCAGGCGGCAGTGACCGCGATCCTCT
- a CDS encoding ABC-2 family transporter protein produces the protein MRRRFGSLLRRYLPFTRSVMLGAVQYRFRFVFWLLFEFLYIVIAYFLWKGVYEARAAAEGTAFETVMIGGFGFTMMILYVFLEKIVGSLTALAAENFIDDDIHGGNIALRLIKPIDYRAQLFAQSLGYAAVSAIIFSSAFAIGMIVTSGFVDLPFVADVPSILLGIVSILMGGVIYFLTSFLFGMLIFFTLNSFGMWQLKGAVERLLAGSLIPISLFPAWLRGISDFMPFAQTRYVPVTFFLGQYNGDLPAALWTLAVQGIWVLVMFLATTLAWKGAVRRVVVQGG, from the coding sequence ATGAGAAGGCGTTTCGGCTCCCTCCTCCGGAGGTATCTTCCGTTCACGCGGAGCGTGATGCTCGGGGCCGTCCAGTACCGCTTCCGCTTCGTCTTCTGGCTGCTCTTCGAATTCCTCTACATCGTCATCGCCTACTTCCTCTGGAAGGGCGTCTACGAGGCCCGCGCCGCCGCCGAGGGGACCGCCTTCGAGACCGTCATGATCGGCGGCTTCGGCTTCACGATGATGATCCTCTACGTCTTCCTCGAGAAGATCGTCGGCTCGCTCACCGCCCTCGCCGCCGAGAACTTCATCGACGACGACATCCACGGCGGAAACATCGCCCTAAGGCTGATCAAGCCGATCGACTACCGCGCCCAGCTCTTCGCCCAGTCGCTCGGCTACGCGGCCGTCTCGGCGATCATCTTTTCCTCCGCGTTCGCCATCGGGATGATCGTCACGAGTGGCTTCGTCGACCTCCCCTTCGTCGCCGATGTGCCCTCGATCCTGCTCGGGATCGTCTCGATCCTGATGGGCGGGGTCATCTACTTCCTCACGAGCTTCCTCTTCGGAATGCTCATCTTCTTCACCCTGAACTCGTTCGGGATGTGGCAGCTCAAGGGCGCCGTCGAGCGCCTGCTCGCCGGCAGCCTGATCCCCATCTCCCTCTTCCCCGCGTGGCTCCGCGGGATCTCCGACTTCATGCCGTTCGCGCAGACGCGCTACGTCCCCGTCACCTTCTTCCTCGGCCAGTACAACGGCGACCTCCCGGCGGCGCTATGGACCCTCGCCGTGCAGGGAATCTGGGTGCTCGTGATGTTTCTGGCGACGACGCTCGCCTGGAAGGGCGCGGTCCGCCGCGTCGTCGTGCAGGGTGGCTGA
- a CDS encoding ATP-binding cassette domain-containing protein has translation MIEVRELHKDFVKYERKPSLIGSIKSFFNAKKVITKAVDGVSFTIREGEIVGYIGPNGAGKSTTIKMLAGILTPTSGSVVVDGVVPYKERIRNAFNIGVVFGQRTQLWWDLPLNESFTILKEIYNVSDADFKERMAFFNDILEINAFIKSPVRTLSLGQRMRADIAAALLHHPKILFLDEPTIGLDVVAKQKMRDAIRHMNRTFHTTVILTTHDLDDIEELCSRIIMIDKGKIMYEGSLDEIKDIYGYMKTVKFECAEAVELPDLAPFGLSAENLSAEADFKTLKIRFNKHLLNVSEITGFVMQRYKVLDMSVSEPPIETLVANIYEKGEVVA, from the coding sequence ATTTCGTCAAATACGAACGCAAGCCGAGTCTGATCGGTTCGATCAAATCCTTTTTCAATGCGAAGAAAGTGATCACGAAGGCCGTCGACGGCGTCTCCTTCACGATCAGGGAAGGCGAGATCGTCGGCTACATCGGCCCGAACGGCGCCGGCAAGTCGACGACCATCAAGATGCTCGCCGGGATCCTCACGCCGACCTCCGGGTCGGTCGTCGTCGACGGCGTCGTCCCCTACAAGGAACGGATCAGGAACGCCTTCAACATCGGCGTCGTCTTCGGTCAGCGCACCCAGCTCTGGTGGGACCTCCCGCTCAACGAAAGCTTCACGATCCTGAAGGAGATCTACAACGTCTCCGACGCCGACTTCAAGGAGCGGATGGCGTTCTTCAACGACATCCTCGAGATCAACGCCTTCATCAAGTCGCCGGTCCGCACGCTCTCGCTCGGACAGCGGATGCGCGCCGACATCGCCGCCGCGCTCCTCCACCACCCCAAGATCCTCTTCCTCGACGAACCGACGATCGGCCTCGACGTCGTCGCCAAGCAGAAGATGCGCGACGCCATCCGACACATGAACAGGACCTTCCATACCACGGTCATCCTGACGACGCACGACCTCGACGACATCGAGGAACTCTGCAGCCGGATCATCATGATCGACAAGGGCAAGATCATGTACGAGGGTTCGCTCGACGAGATCAAGGACATCTACGGCTATATGAAGACGGTCAAATTCGAATGCGCCGAGGCGGTCGAGCTCCCCGACCTCGCGCCGTTCGGCCTTTCCGCCGAGAACCTCTCCGCCGAGGCCGACTTCAAGACCCTCAAGATCCGCTTCAACAAGCACCTCCTGAACGTCTCCGAGATCACCGGCTTCGTGATGCAAAGATACAAGGTCCTCGACATGTCGGTCTCCGAACCGCCGATCGAGACGCTCGTCGCCAACATCTACGAGAAGGGCGAAGTGGTCGCATGA